A genomic segment from Segniliparus rotundus DSM 44985 encodes:
- a CDS encoding PE domain-containing protein, translating into MILRTLPEGMTAVSSLVEGITARLAAAHAAAAPAITAVAPPAIDAVSLSAASKLSAQGAERQISGATGVAELGSSSLGVAESGASYLEGDLAAAAVYSAEIG; encoded by the coding sequence ATGATCTTGCGAACATTGCCGGAGGGCATGACGGCGGTCAGTTCCCTTGTCGAGGGGATCACGGCTCGTCTCGCTGCGGCGCACGCCGCTGCGGCTCCCGCTATCACGGCAGTGGCGCCGCCCGCGATCGACGCGGTCTCGCTGTCTGCCGCAAGCAAGCTTTCCGCTCAGGGGGCGGAGCGCCAGATTTCCGGAGCCACAGGTGTCGCCGAACTGGGCAGCTCCAGCCTCGGCGTCGCTGAATCCGGAGCCAGCTACCTCGAGGGCGACCTCGCGGCAGCCGCTGTGTATTCCGCAGAGATCGGGTGA
- a CDS encoding WXG100 family type VII secretion target — MTQIMYTYPAMLAQAAEMNSYAAALQVVGADVASEQALLAGAWQGDTGSSYQAWQARWNQSMEELVMAYRAMASAHEQNTLAMNARDMAEGAKWA, encoded by the coding sequence ATGACGCAGATTATGTACACGTATCCGGCGATGTTGGCGCAGGCTGCGGAGATGAATTCGTACGCGGCGGCGTTGCAGGTGGTGGGCGCGGACGTGGCGAGCGAGCAGGCTTTGTTGGCGGGTGCTTGGCAGGGTGACACGGGTTCGAGTTATCAGGCGTGGCAGGCGCGGTGGAATCAGAGCATGGAGGAATTGGTGATGGCGTATCGGGCGATGGCGAGCGCGCATGAGCAGAACACGCTCGCGATGAACGCCCGCGACATGGCCGAAGGAGCCAAATGGGCGTGA